A genomic segment from Armatimonadota bacterium encodes:
- a CDS encoding LCP family protein, which yields MARTPHDPASPAPRRRPWPWLLAWLLPALVVALFGFGLGAYLYLVVSGETFTGTREVDRPAQDGSPSFSWNLRLTDRVTVLLIGTDITLDNRRRIVPVARADTLLLAVFDPARDRISVLSIPRDTRARIPGVGTMKINAAYAFGGPGLTIRTVEELLGVRVDYYVKLGPQSFVKLVDAIGGVEVDVEKDMKYTDTWADLYIDLKKGRQVLNGRQAEGYIRFRKDATGDIGRVERQQKLLLALFRKMKQPAMVLRVPQLLRAFTENTQTNLTVGELLTLALFASRLEPTDIHTATLPGTFAPQYWEPDWPRVRQVVTSMVYGVDPEVLAATRVEVLNGSGIPGAARRTAARLEQLGFHVVRVGTAPRRAEETVVFDRSGRREVARLLADLLGKALVTTGASADGVDITVLLARDYSAHR from the coding sequence ATGGCACGGACCCCCCACGATCCGGCCTCTCCCGCGCCCCGGCGGCGGCCCTGGCCATGGCTGCTGGCCTGGCTCCTGCCGGCGCTGGTGGTGGCGCTCTTCGGCTTCGGCCTGGGCGCCTACCTCTACCTGGTGGTCTCGGGCGAGACCTTCACCGGCACCCGCGAGGTGGACCGGCCGGCCCAAGACGGCTCCCCCTCCTTCTCCTGGAACCTGCGCCTGACCGACCGGGTCACCGTCCTGCTCATCGGCACGGACATCACCCTGGACAACCGCCGGCGCATCGTCCCCGTGGCGCGCGCCGACACCCTCCTGCTGGCCGTCTTCGACCCGGCGCGCGACCGCATCTCGGTCCTCTCCATTCCCCGGGACACCCGGGCGCGCATCCCGGGCGTGGGGACGATGAAGATCAACGCCGCCTACGCCTTCGGCGGTCCCGGGCTGACCATCCGCACCGTCGAGGAGCTGCTGGGCGTGCGGGTCGACTACTACGTGAAGCTCGGGCCGCAGTCGTTCGTCAAGCTCGTGGACGCCATCGGCGGGGTGGAGGTCGACGTCGAGAAGGACATGAAGTACACCGACACCTGGGCGGACCTGTACATCGACCTGAAGAAAGGCCGCCAGGTGCTGAACGGCCGCCAGGCCGAGGGGTACATCCGCTTCCGCAAGGACGCCACGGGGGACATCGGGCGGGTGGAGCGGCAGCAGAAACTGCTGCTGGCGCTCTTCCGCAAGATGAAGCAGCCGGCCATGGTCCTGCGGGTCCCCCAGCTCCTGCGCGCCTTCACCGAGAACACCCAGACCAACCTGACCGTCGGCGAGCTCCTCACCCTGGCTCTCTTCGCCTCCCGGCTCGAGCCCACCGACATCCACACCGCCACGCTCCCGGGGACCTTCGCCCCCCAGTACTGGGAGCCCGACTGGCCCCGCGTCCGCCAGGTGGTCACCTCGATGGTCTACGGGGTGGACCCCGAGGTGCTGGCCGCCACCCGGGTGGAAGTCCTCAACGGCAGCGGCATCCCCGGGGCGGCCCGCCGCACCGCCGCGCGGCTGGAGCAATTGGGCTTTCACGTGGTGCGCGTCGGCACGGCCCCCCGGCGGGCCGAGGAGACCGTGGTCTTCGACCGCTCGGGGCGCCGCGAGGTGGCCCGGCTCCTGGCGGATCTGCTGGGGAAGGCCCTCGTGACGACCGGGGCCAGCGCGGACGGGGTGGACATCACCGTCCTGCTGGCCCGCGACTACAGCGCCCACCGCTAA
- a CDS encoding endonuclease/exonuclease/phosphatase family protein, with protein sequence MQLLLGWIDRRGAPDARVVCGDFNVSAGEPGLERMRERLASALDQGTLPTPLRYRVDGLLGLRDPAEPLSLPLDYIWYEPPLRLIESGRCFDRPSPTDPDLWPSDHVGVWADVDLAAL encoded by the coding sequence GTGCAATTGCTGCTGGGCTGGATCGACCGCAGAGGTGCACCCGATGCCCGCGTGGTGTGCGGAGATTTCAACGTCAGCGCCGGAGAGCCGGGCCTGGAGCGCATGCGTGAACGGTTGGCCTCCGCGCTTGATCAGGGAACGCTCCCGACCCCGCTGCGCTACCGCGTGGATGGGCTCTTGGGCCTGCGGGATCCGGCCGAGCCGCTGTCCCTGCCCCTGGACTACATCTGGTATGAGCCCCCGCTGCGGCTGATCGAGAGCGGCCGCTGCTTCGACCGGCCGTCTCCGACCGATCCCGACCTGTGGCCGTCGGACCACGTCGGCGTGTGGGCCGACGTTGACCTGGCTGCGCTGTGA
- the ispE gene encoding 4-(cytidine 5'-diphospho)-2-C-methyl-D-erythritol kinase codes for MAAKELRLNAYAKINLALDVRGRRPDGSLDVETVLHTLALHDSITLREDGVGEGPGAIQVQVDPPAVPEHARTLPLRAAQMVRDLSGLGRGVQIEIRKAIPVGVGLGGASADAAVTLLGLVQMWKVRLDGRGLLALASRLGADVPFLMEGGAALVQNDGQRLQWLPTLPPTWLVLARPRTQVSTEWAHSAYDPAQGGTRPDIPALVEAMRAGDVPAVGRFVGNVFEELVVRTHPVVGEIKARILAGEAYGASLSGTGPVVFGLMANEAAARKTALDLEALPDVEVLVTRTFAEER; via the coding sequence GTGGCCGCAAAGGAACTGCGCCTGAACGCATACGCCAAGATCAACCTCGCCCTCGACGTCCGGGGACGCCGACCGGACGGCTCGCTGGACGTCGAGACGGTCCTGCACACCCTGGCCCTTCACGATTCTATTACCCTGCGGGAGGACGGGGTAGGCGAAGGACCGGGAGCGATCCAGGTCCAGGTCGATCCCCCGGCCGTCCCGGAACACGCCCGCACCCTGCCGCTGCGGGCCGCCCAGATGGTGCGGGACCTCTCCGGGCTGGGGCGAGGAGTGCAGATCGAGATCCGCAAGGCCATCCCCGTCGGCGTCGGGCTGGGGGGCGCCAGCGCCGACGCCGCGGTCACGCTGCTCGGGCTGGTGCAAATGTGGAAGGTGCGGCTCGACGGCCGGGGCCTGCTGGCGCTGGCCTCCCGGCTCGGCGCGGACGTGCCCTTCTTGATGGAAGGCGGGGCCGCGTTGGTCCAGAACGACGGGCAGCGGCTGCAGTGGCTGCCCACGCTCCCCCCCACCTGGCTGGTCCTGGCGCGGCCGCGGACGCAGGTCTCCACGGAGTGGGCCCACAGCGCCTACGACCCGGCGCAGGGGGGGACGCGCCCGGACATCCCGGCGCTGGTCGAGGCGATGCGGGCGGGCGACGTCCCGGCGGTGGGCCGGTTCGTGGGCAACGTCTTCGAGGAGCTGGTCGTGCGCACCCACCCGGTGGTGGGGGAGATCAAGGCCCGCATCCTGGCCGGAGAGGCCTACGGGGCCAGCCTCTCCGGCACCGGCCCCGTGGTCTTCGGGCTGATGGCCAACGAGGCGGCGGCCCGCAAGACCGCTCTGGACCTGGAGGCCCTGCCCGACGTGGAGGTGCTGGTCACGCGCACCTTCGCGGAGGAGCGGTAG
- a CDS encoding SMI1/KNR4 family protein, whose protein sequence is MTVEQVRQELEYFEPGVVRLNPPARPREVTRAEVVLGVAFPPAFRRALSEFNGGYVVDRPVFGIPPVHSALDLVRGTRQARHLWGALGWSEAFVQVGSDGCGNLFVLLLDRRDERGESPVGFFDTGCMEVTEVVASTYLHFLWFLAQDAKWEYAADGRPIPREAVVWTAEAVVVRPTALSPWRFNETWMFAHDPILARWR, encoded by the coding sequence ATGACCGTCGAACAGGTGCGGCAAGAACTCGAGTACTTCGAGCCCGGCGTGGTCCGCCTCAACCCGCCCGCGCGCCCCCGGGAGGTCACGCGGGCGGAGGTGGTGCTGGGCGTCGCCTTTCCTCCGGCGTTCCGCCGGGCCCTCTCCGAGTTCAACGGCGGCTACGTCGTCGACCGGCCGGTCTTCGGTATCCCCCCGGTGCACTCGGCGTTGGACCTGGTCAGGGGCACCCGGCAGGCCCGCCACCTCTGGGGAGCGCTGGGGTGGTCGGAGGCGTTCGTCCAGGTGGGCAGCGACGGGTGCGGGAACCTCTTCGTGCTGCTGCTGGACCGCCGGGACGAGCGCGGGGAGTCGCCCGTGGGCTTCTTCGACACGGGGTGTATGGAGGTCACCGAGGTGGTGGCCAGCACCTACCTCCACTTCCTCTGGTTCCTGGCCCAGGACGCCAAGTGGGAGTACGCTGCCGACGGCCGGCCCATCCCCCGGGAGGCCGTGGTGTGGACGGCCGAGGCGGTGGTGGTGCGGCCGACGGCGCTCTCGCCCTGGCGGTTCAACGAAACCTGGATGTTCGCCCACGACCCGATCCTGGCCCGCTGGCGGTAG
- the purR gene encoding pur operon repressor, with amino-acid sequence MAALSVGETRAARRRAGRLRRGERMVVIAHRLLAHPYRLFPLGTFMELLGAAKSTISEDLALLRGAFDRFHLGRVETLAGAAGGVRYIPEMRREAIAALVDELCGRLREPARVLPGGFLHTTDLISLPRYAAQVGEAFATLLGQTRPDVVLTMEVKGIPLAIMTARAFNVPMVTIRRGGRVTEGPSVSVNYVSGSSRMVQSMTLPLRAVPAGGKALFIDDFVRGGGTVRGVFDLMREFRAEVVGVGVLVEAAVPRELPPTRFVSLIVYEGVTEHGEVVVYPSRYI; translated from the coding sequence GTGGCGGCCCTGAGCGTGGGCGAGACGCGGGCGGCCCGCAGGCGGGCCGGCAGGCTCCGGCGGGGAGAGCGGATGGTCGTCATCGCCCACCGCCTGCTCGCCCATCCCTACCGGCTCTTCCCCCTCGGCACCTTCATGGAGCTCCTCGGCGCCGCCAAGTCCACCATCAGCGAGGACCTGGCCCTGCTGCGGGGGGCCTTCGACCGTTTCCACCTGGGGCGGGTGGAGACGCTGGCCGGGGCGGCGGGCGGGGTCCGCTACATCCCCGAGATGCGCCGGGAGGCCATCGCGGCGCTGGTGGACGAGCTGTGCGGCCGACTGCGCGAACCCGCCCGGGTGCTCCCCGGCGGCTTCCTCCACACCACCGACCTGATCTCCCTGCCCCGCTACGCCGCCCAGGTCGGGGAGGCTTTCGCCACGCTCCTCGGCCAGACCCGCCCCGACGTGGTCCTGACCATGGAGGTGAAGGGGATCCCGCTGGCGATCATGACCGCCCGCGCCTTCAATGTGCCCATGGTGACCATCCGGCGCGGCGGCCGCGTCACCGAGGGGCCGTCGGTGAGCGTGAACTACGTCTCGGGCTCCTCACGGATGGTGCAGTCGATGACGCTGCCGCTGCGGGCCGTCCCCGCCGGGGGGAAGGCGCTCTTCATCGACGACTTCGTGCGGGGCGGGGGGACGGTGCGGGGGGTCTTCGACCTGATGCGGGAGTTCCGGGCCGAGGTCGTGGGGGTGGGGGTGCTGGTGGAGGCGGCGGTACCCCGGGAGCTCCCGCCCACCCGCTTCGTCTCGTTGATCGTCTACGAGGGCGTCACCGAGCACGGCGAGGTGGTGGTCTACCCGAGCCGCTACATCTAG
- a CDS encoding nucleotidyltransferase family protein translates to MPDAIILAGGTAADGSNKAFLDGAGRPFVWHVAQALARTPTVERVVAVGPVERLTGACAGLLAGAVPERGTIMDNVVAALSALPGARRVLAVASDIPLVHPAALEEFLRGCEKEEADFYYGIVPQAVLEERYPGARKTFVRVVDGSFTGASVMLFNPAIVDRVRAFVERVLQARKKPWLLASLFGWTTVMRMASGKLSIREMEARAQEVTGIVPRAVVVRHPELALDADVDRPENLAIIHRELAARARA, encoded by the coding sequence GTGCCGGACGCCATCATCCTGGCCGGGGGGACCGCGGCCGACGGCAGCAACAAGGCCTTCCTGGACGGCGCCGGGCGCCCCTTCGTCTGGCACGTGGCCCAGGCCCTGGCGCGCACCCCGACGGTCGAGCGGGTGGTGGCCGTCGGCCCCGTCGAGCGCCTCACCGGCGCCTGCGCGGGCCTGCTGGCCGGGGCGGTCCCGGAGCGGGGCACGATCATGGACAACGTCGTCGCAGCCCTCAGCGCCCTACCCGGCGCCCGGCGCGTGCTGGCCGTGGCTTCCGACATCCCGCTCGTGCACCCGGCGGCGCTAGAGGAGTTCCTCCGCGGCTGCGAGAAGGAGGAGGCCGATTTCTACTACGGGATCGTGCCCCAGGCGGTCCTGGAGGAGCGGTATCCGGGGGCCCGGAAGACCTTCGTCCGGGTCGTTGACGGCTCGTTCACCGGCGCCAGCGTCATGCTCTTCAACCCCGCCATCGTCGACCGGGTGCGCGCCTTCGTCGAACGGGTCCTCCAGGCCCGCAAGAAGCCGTGGCTGCTGGCCAGCCTCTTCGGCTGGACCACGGTGATGCGGATGGCGTCCGGCAAGCTCTCCATCCGCGAGATGGAGGCGCGGGCGCAGGAGGTCACGGGCATCGTCCCGCGGGCGGTCGTCGTGCGGCACCCCGAGCTGGCGCTCGACGCCGACGTCGACCGGCCCGAGAACCTGGCGATCATCCACCGCGAGCTGGCCGCCCGCGCCCGGGCCTGA